The proteins below are encoded in one region of Manis javanica isolate MJ-LG chromosome 8, MJ_LKY, whole genome shotgun sequence:
- the LOC118967144 gene encoding LOW QUALITY PROTEIN: uncharacterized protein (The sequence of the model RefSeq protein was modified relative to this genomic sequence to represent the inferred CDS: inserted 1 base in 1 codon), producing the protein MRRDKHTKRVHAATSHGRSGHGRAQGHGREADLRGEGGAMLRGTAVQPGAARGQQSGPDSSGSGHLYGEVADREQERAGPGPLLFGLCLRSPPGAPNRPTRVIRIYRAGTPTPCQPLPLTSSKAAGARCGAPTHPPLARDGLHTPLTAGSPLTECLNHTHPPGIYLLSPLLQGLWLQTEATVTGLVLGDELQEARLSWLVAGAAPRRAVVEGQLWPLHNGSQSLSSQLALPWASWSSGAPVTCMLSHPDLPSHVEAVALRELGEAAATAPSSLTVHILTTRGAASGLLCEAPAFSPPDIVIAWLEGQHGVDHPWFATAHPTAQPGSTTFHTWRVLXHPGCPGPQPATYTGVVGHDAPRNVLNTSWSLEAGGESHTGTGASSPCPGQGEWDPPPLVLLECRSTLLFLQGSRSPHSGTDQTPCWADHS; encoded by the exons ATGCGGAGAGACAAACATACCAAGAGGGTTCATGCAGCCACGTCACATGGAAGGAGTGGCCATGGCCGGGCCCAGGGCCATGGCCGTGAGGCAGACCTGAGAGGGGAAGGTGGGGCCATGCTGAGGGGCACCGCGGTGCAGCCAGGAGCAGCCCGCGGGCAGCAGAGTGGTCCGGACAGCAGTGGCAGCGGGCATCTGTACGGAGAGGTGGCGGACAGAGAGCAGGAGAGGGCTGGCCCT GGACCACTGCTGTTTGGTCTCTGCCTCCGCAGCCCTCCTGGAGCCCCCAACAGACCCACCAGAGTCATCCGCATCTACCGTGCCGGCACCCCGACGCCCTGCCAACCCCTGCCCCTCACCAGCTCTAAGGCCGCTGGGGCTCGCTGCGGGGCACCCACCCA cccaccCTTGGCCCGGGATGGTCTGCATACCCCGCTAACTGCTGGCTCTCCTCTGACTGAGTGTCTGAACCACACCCATCCTCCTGGCATCTACTTGCTGTCCCctctcctgcagggcctgtggctcCAGACTGAGGCCACCGTCACTGGCCTGGTGCTGGGGGACGAGCTGCAAGAGGCCCGCTTGTCCTGGCTGGTGGCCGGGGCAGCGCCCCGCAGGGCTGTGGTGGAAGGGCAGCTGTGGCCACTCCACAATGGCTCCCAGAGCCTGAGCAGCCAGCTGGCCCTGCCTTGGGCCTCGTGGTCCTCAGGAGCCCCTGTCACCTGCATGCTGAGCCACCCTGACCTGCCGTCCCATGTGGAGGCAGTGGCGCTGAGAGAGCTCGGAGAGGCCG CTGCCACGGCACCCAGCAGCCTCACTGTCCACATCCTGACCACACGAGGGGCAGCCTCTGGGCTCCTGTGCGAGGCGCCCGCCTTCTCACCCCCGGACATTGTCATCGCCTGGCTGGAGGGTCAGCACGGAGTGGACCATCCTTGGTTTGCCACTGCGCACCCCACGGCCCAGCCTGGGAGCACCACGTTCCACACCTGGAGAGTCC CACATCCTGGCTGCCCAGGCCCACAGCCAGCCACCTACACGGGTGTGGTTGGGCACGATGCACCCCGGAATGTGCTCAACACCAGCTGGAGCCTGGAGGCTGGCGGTGAGTCACACACAGGCACAG GGGCCTCCTCACCCTGTCCTGGGCAAGGGGAGTGGGACCCCCCACCCCTGGTGCTCCTGGAGTGCAGGTCCACGCTGCTCTTTCTCCAGGGGTCCCGTTCCCCACACTCTGGCACAGACCAGACCCCGTGTTGGGCTGACCACAGCTGA